The Chryseobacterium aureum genome contains a region encoding:
- a CDS encoding KUP/HAK/KT family potassium transporter, with protein sequence MAEVTEDGYHFDIKKLSFIGILVSLGIVFGDIGTSPLYVMKAIVNARSQGSNMPFNEYIEGALSCIIWTLTLQTTIKYVIIALRADNKGEGGILALFSLVRNLKKGWLYLIAIIGAAALIADGVITPSLTVMSAIEGLEIYNPHTPVVPITIGILIAIFVVQQFGTSFIGKFFGPVMVVWFLVLGGLGVMHLSENFEILRSFNPYYAYKLIANSPSAIVILGAVFLCTTGAEALYSDLGHCGAKNIRVSWAFVKIMLILNYLGQGAWLLTNYNKPGFSVVNPFFGIMEEWMIIPGVILATAAAIIASQALITGSFTIFSEAMSLNLWPNQKIDYPSGVKGQMYIPRINWGLLILCIIVVLHFKESGKMEAAYGLSITVTMLMTTVLLVFWLLKHRVSKVLILFFALVYMAIELGFFSANIIKFMEGGWITVVLAGSIGISMYAWYNGRLIKTRFIQFVKIEKYVSILKDMKLDETIPKYATNLAYLSRAKRNDEVESKIIYSIIKKQPKRADHYFILSIVNQEDPYTFRYTVDEILPGTVYKINFLLGFKVDRRINDYFNMVLKDLMADGTIPSRSSHPSLRAHDIPPDLKYVIIDNTYINDILLTVKQKIILNIYNFVKYIGSDDFKAWGVSSHNVEVESAPITELTVYDNKIEQSGYFRHNS encoded by the coding sequence ATGGCAGAAGTTACAGAAGATGGCTACCACTTCGACATAAAGAAACTTTCCTTCATAGGAATTTTAGTGTCTCTGGGAATTGTTTTTGGAGATATTGGTACCTCTCCGCTTTACGTGATGAAAGCAATTGTGAATGCAAGATCTCAAGGGAGTAATATGCCATTCAATGAATACATAGAGGGTGCGCTCTCCTGTATCATCTGGACGCTTACCCTTCAGACTACCATCAAATATGTGATCATTGCCCTTAGAGCAGATAACAAAGGCGAAGGAGGAATTCTGGCCTTGTTTTCATTGGTAAGAAACCTTAAAAAAGGATGGTTGTATCTCATTGCAATCATAGGTGCTGCAGCCCTTATTGCAGACGGAGTAATCACCCCTTCACTGACCGTAATGTCTGCTATTGAAGGTCTTGAAATTTATAATCCCCATACCCCTGTGGTTCCTATTACCATTGGAATTCTGATCGCCATTTTTGTGGTACAGCAATTTGGAACCAGCTTTATCGGGAAGTTTTTTGGACCGGTAATGGTGGTTTGGTTCCTGGTGCTGGGAGGCTTGGGAGTAATGCATTTAAGCGAAAATTTTGAGATTTTAAGATCGTTCAATCCTTACTATGCTTATAAGCTTATTGCCAATTCACCAAGTGCTATTGTAATCTTAGGAGCAGTTTTTCTTTGTACAACAGGAGCAGAAGCGCTTTATTCAGACTTGGGGCACTGTGGAGCTAAAAATATCAGAGTAAGCTGGGCTTTCGTGAAGATTATGCTTATTCTGAACTATCTTGGACAGGGAGCATGGCTTTTAACCAATTACAACAAACCCGGATTCTCCGTAGTAAACCCGTTCTTTGGAATCATGGAAGAATGGATGATTATCCCGGGAGTAATTTTAGCCACTGCCGCTGCAATTATTGCCAGCCAGGCATTGATTACAGGTTCATTCACCATATTCTCAGAAGCGATGTCTCTTAACCTTTGGCCCAATCAAAAAATTGATTATCCTTCAGGGGTTAAAGGGCAGATGTATATCCCAAGAATTAACTGGGGGCTTCTTATTCTGTGTATCATTGTAGTTCTTCATTTCAAAGAATCAGGGAAAATGGAAGCTGCTTACGGACTTTCCATTACAGTAACAATGCTGATGACCACCGTTCTGCTGGTATTCTGGTTATTGAAACACAGAGTAAGCAAAGTACTGATTTTGTTTTTCGCATTAGTATATATGGCTATTGAATTAGGCTTCTTCAGTGCGAATATCATCAAATTCATGGAAGGAGGATGGATCACCGTTGTATTGGCCGGTTCTATAGGAATTTCTATGTATGCGTGGTATAACGGACGACTGATTAAAACAAGATTTATTCAGTTTGTAAAAATTGAAAAATATGTGTCTATCCTTAAAGACATGAAACTGGATGAAACCATCCCGAAATATGCTACCAACCTGGCATACCTGAGCCGTGCGAAAAGAAACGATGAGGTAGAATCTAAAATTATCTATTCCATTATCAAAAAACAGCCGAAAAGAGCAGATCATTACTTTATCCTGAGCATCGTAAACCAGGAAGATCCGTACACGTTCAGATATACCGTAGATGAAATTCTTCCGGGAACAGTCTATAAGATTAATTTCCTTTTAGGATTTAAAGTGGACCGAAGAATCAACGATTATTTCAATATGGTCCTTAAAGATTTAATGGCAGACGGAACCATCCCTTCAAGAAGCAGCCATCCTTCTTTAAGAGCACATGATATACCGCCGGATCTTAAATATGTGATCATAGATAACACCTAT
- a CDS encoding pyruvate dehydrogenase complex E1 component subunit beta, which produces MAEYTFREVIAQAMSEEMRKDESIYLMGEEVAEYNGAYKASKGMLDEFGPKRVIDTPIAELGFTGISVGAAMNGNRPIVEFMTFNFSLVGIDQIINNAAKIRQMSGGQWNCPIVFRGPTASAGQLGATHSQAFEGWFANCPGLKVVVPSNPYDAKGLLKTAIQDNDPVIFMESEQMYGDKMEIPEEEYYLPIGKADIKREGTDVTLVSFGKIMKLALQAAEDMAKEGISVEVIDLRTVRPLDFDTVLASVKKTNRLVILEEAWPFGSISSEITYMVQQKAFDYLDAPIKRITTPDAPAPYSAALFAEWFPKLEKVKEEIKKAMYVK; this is translated from the coding sequence ATGGCAGAATATACTTTTCGTGAGGTAATTGCACAGGCAATGAGCGAGGAAATGCGTAAAGACGAATCCATCTACCTGATGGGGGAGGAAGTTGCAGAATATAACGGTGCATATAAAGCTTCAAAAGGAATGCTGGATGAATTTGGTCCGAAAAGAGTAATCGATACCCCGATTGCAGAACTTGGATTTACAGGAATCTCTGTAGGAGCAGCAATGAATGGTAACAGACCCATCGTAGAATTTATGACATTCAATTTCTCATTAGTAGGAATTGATCAGATTATCAATAATGCAGCAAAAATCCGCCAGATGAGTGGTGGGCAGTGGAATTGTCCGATTGTTTTTCGTGGTCCTACTGCTTCTGCAGGACAATTAGGAGCTACACACTCCCAAGCTTTCGAAGGTTGGTTTGCCAACTGTCCGGGACTTAAAGTAGTAGTACCTTCTAACCCATACGATGCAAAAGGTTTGTTAAAAACAGCAATTCAGGATAATGACCCTGTTATTTTCATGGAATCTGAACAGATGTATGGAGATAAAATGGAAATTCCTGAAGAAGAATATTACTTACCAATAGGAAAAGCAGACATCAAGAGAGAAGGTACAGATGTTACTTTAGTCTCTTTCGGTAAAATCATGAAGTTAGCTTTACAGGCAGCTGAAGATATGGCTAAGGAAGGAATTTCTGTAGAAGTGATTGACCTTAGAACCGTTCGTCCTCTTGATTTTGATACCGTTTTAGCTTCCGTAAAGAAAACAAACAGATTGGTTATTTTAGAAGAAGCCTGGCCATTTGGTTCCATCTCTTCAGAAATTACTTATATGGTACAGCAGAAAGCATTTGATTATTTAGATGCTCCTATCAAGAGAATTACTACTCCTGATGCACCTGCACCGTACTCTGCAGCATTGTTTGCAGAATGGTTCCCTAAACTTGAAAAAGTAAAAGAGGAAATCAAAAAAGCGATGTACGTAAAATAG
- a CDS encoding RNA polymerase sigma factor: MSTEQEKTFIEFFKPNQRLVHKICKIYTDNAEDHEDLFQEITIQLWRSFPGFKGEAKFSTWMYRVALNTAITLFRKPKKNERRTVEIDVSSLTIRYEEDEDNEHKLKKMYKAIYELSHVEKALIMMYLEDKSYREIGEILGITEGNARVKMNRAKNNLKTKIIAE; this comes from the coding sequence ATGAGCACCGAACAGGAAAAAACATTTATCGAATTTTTTAAGCCCAATCAGAGACTGGTTCATAAAATATGTAAAATATATACTGACAACGCAGAAGATCATGAAGATCTTTTTCAGGAAATTACGATCCAGTTGTGGAGATCTTTTCCAGGGTTCAAAGGTGAAGCTAAGTTTTCTACCTGGATGTATCGGGTTGCCTTGAATACAGCCATTACCTTATTCAGAAAGCCTAAGAAAAATGAACGCCGGACTGTAGAGATTGATGTCTCCTCTCTTACAATCAGATACGAAGAAGATGAAGATAATGAACACAAGCTGAAAAAAATGTACAAAGCGATCTACGAACTGTCTCATGTGGAAAAAGCGTTAATTATGATGTATCTGGAAGATAAATCTTACAGAGAGATAGGGGAGATTCTCGGAATAACGGAAGGAAATGCAAGAGTGAAAATGAACAGGGCAAAAAATAATTTGAAAACCAAAATCATTGCAGAATAA
- a CDS encoding DUF2147 domain-containing protein gives MKKLLLTFALSFCGVLTFAQIEGKWKTIDDETKQAKSIVEVYKKSDGKYYGKVSQLLIKPADANCTACKDDRKGKPILGLEIIRGLKKDGDEFTGGTITDPKTGKTYKCTITRSGDKLNVRGYLGLSLLGRTQVWEKAN, from the coding sequence ATGAAAAAATTATTGTTAACGTTTGCGCTTTCTTTTTGCGGTGTGCTTACATTTGCCCAGATAGAAGGTAAGTGGAAGACCATAGATGATGAAACAAAACAGGCAAAATCTATTGTTGAAGTATACAAGAAGTCAGATGGGAAATATTATGGAAAAGTTTCTCAGCTACTGATAAAACCTGCTGATGCTAACTGTACGGCATGTAAAGATGACAGAAAAGGAAAACCAATTTTAGGATTGGAGATCATCAGAGGACTGAAAAAAGACGGTGATGAGTTCACAGGAGGAACCATTACTGACCCTAAAACAGGAAAAACATACAAATGTACCATCACAAGAAGCGGTGATAAACTGAATGTAAGAGGGTACTTAGGATTATCTTTATTAGGAAGAACCCAGGTTTGGGAGAAAGCTAATTAA
- a CDS encoding LTA synthase family protein, with protein MKFLKGLRKQEILVLVYRIFLAYVFYQIARLLFWYFNKNLIKVDSVSDYIKLAFHGTAFDTTAILYVNALFILLSLLPLVINTKKVFQQILFWLYFMTNGIAYAMNFGDFIYYKFSQARLTSAVFQVAEHESNVSKTLMISVGEHPFVLIWYVVLMILWVFLYKRIKVEDVKPPKLIPYFLISIVTLCITAVLVVGGIRGDFKHSTRPINMVDATRFVTNPLQGNIVLNSTFSFFRTLNTNNFKEVHFVDEKYIEENVHPYKVYDRKVVNRPNIVIFIVESFSREYSGAFNKDKNIKDYVSYTPFMDSLAGQSLIFPNTFANGRQSIHGMSSVLAGIPSLTDAFTGSPYSNQKIQSIVSVCNDLGYDTSFYHGAPNGSMGFLGFGNILGFKHYFGKTEYNHDEDFDGMWAIWDEPFLQYFAKNVGKKQPFMTTVFTASSHHPFKIPEQYNGKFKKGKIDMHEPIQYTDYAIKKYFETAKKQPWYNNTIFVFTGDHTNQVYYPEYERAMNRYAVPLVFYSPNPAYQLKGVSEEIAQQADIYPTLADLIGYNKPIRSWGRSLVSDKKYPFLVVNSDGSTDQFMIGNYIYRFDGKEIIGVYDKSDLSLEKNIMNEVKNPEIEAGKKTAKAWYQDYMDRVINRKLY; from the coding sequence ATGAAATTTTTAAAAGGATTGAGAAAACAGGAAATTCTGGTACTTGTTTACAGGATTTTTTTGGCCTATGTTTTTTATCAGATTGCCAGGCTTTTATTCTGGTATTTTAATAAAAATCTGATTAAAGTTGACTCTGTTTCAGACTATATCAAGCTGGCTTTCCATGGTACGGCCTTCGATACTACAGCTATTTTGTATGTGAATGCCTTGTTTATACTGCTTAGTTTATTGCCATTGGTGATCAATACAAAGAAAGTTTTTCAGCAGATTCTTTTCTGGCTTTATTTCATGACCAACGGGATTGCCTATGCCATGAATTTCGGAGACTTTATTTATTATAAATTTTCACAGGCAAGACTTACTTCGGCCGTATTTCAGGTAGCAGAACATGAATCCAATGTTTCCAAAACCCTGATGATCTCTGTGGGGGAACATCCTTTTGTGCTGATCTGGTATGTGGTTCTGATGATTCTGTGGGTTTTCCTTTACAAAAGAATAAAAGTAGAAGATGTAAAACCTCCGAAGCTTATTCCTTATTTTCTTATTTCCATTGTAACCCTTTGTATTACAGCTGTACTGGTTGTGGGAGGAATAAGAGGAGATTTCAAACACAGTACAAGACCTATCAATATGGTAGACGCCACCCGTTTTGTAACCAATCCATTACAGGGTAATATCGTACTCAATAGTACATTTTCCTTTTTCAGAACTTTAAATACCAATAACTTTAAGGAAGTTCACTTCGTAGATGAAAAATATATTGAAGAAAATGTACATCCTTACAAAGTATATGACAGAAAGGTGGTAAACCGCCCCAATATTGTGATTTTCATTGTAGAATCTTTCAGCAGAGAATATTCCGGTGCTTTTAATAAAGACAAAAATATCAAAGATTATGTTTCTTACACCCCGTTTATGGACAGTTTGGCTGGGCAGAGTCTTATTTTTCCTAATACTTTTGCGAACGGAAGACAGTCTATTCATGGCATGAGCAGTGTATTGGCCGGAATTCCGAGTCTTACTGATGCATTTACAGGATCCCCGTATTCCAACCAAAAAATACAGTCTATTGTTTCCGTGTGCAATGATCTGGGATATGACACCTCTTTTTATCATGGAGCTCCGAATGGTTCAATGGGATTCCTGGGATTTGGAAATATTTTAGGATTTAAACATTATTTCGGAAAAACAGAATATAACCATGATGAAGATTTTGACGGCATGTGGGCCATATGGGATGAGCCTTTCCTTCAGTATTTTGCTAAAAATGTAGGGAAAAAACAACCTTTTATGACTACTGTATTTACCGCTTCATCACATCACCCTTTTAAAATTCCTGAACAATACAACGGAAAATTTAAAAAAGGAAAAATAGATATGCATGAGCCGATACAGTACACGGACTATGCCATTAAAAAATATTTTGAAACCGCTAAAAAGCAGCCGTGGTATAATAATACCATCTTTGTATTCACGGGAGACCATACCAATCAGGTATATTATCCGGAATATGAAAGGGCAATGAACCGTTATGCCGTTCCATTGGTTTTTTATTCACCGAATCCTGCCTATCAGTTAAAAGGAGTTAGTGAGGAGATAGCACAGCAGGCAGATATTTATCCTACATTGGCAGACCTTATCGGGTATAATAAACCTATAAGAAGCTGGGGAAGAAGCCTTGTAAGTGATAAAAAATATCCTTTCCTTGTGGTTAATTCAGATGGAAGTACAGACCAGTTTATGATTGGAAATTATATTTACCGTTTTGACGGTAAAGAAATCATTGGAGTTTACGACAAATCTGATCTGAGCCTTGAAAAAAATATAATGAATGAAGTGAAAAACCCTGAAATTGAAGCCGGAAAGAAAACCGCAAAAGCGTGGTATCAGGATTATATGGACAGGGTGATTAACAGGAAACTCTATTAG
- a CDS encoding CDP-alcohol phosphatidyltransferase family protein, producing the protein MNFIKNNLANALTLANLFAGCVGAIHLILGDYQTTAICLVLSSVFDFFDGFVARAVKSNSNLGLQLDSLADMVSFGVIPGLTMYKALEPFGAELLGIHFPFEIKYLGLIVTVFSCLRLAIFNLDEEQRYYFKGLNTPTNTVLLFGLYYAFKETGTFSFLFDNELLLVLLTLLTSWLLISPIKMMAMKFKSRQLKDNYPKVVLLAGGIAILAIFQIVGIPMLVIYYIVVSLIFQGQLK; encoded by the coding sequence ATGAATTTTATAAAGAATAATCTGGCCAATGCCTTAACCCTGGCTAACTTATTTGCAGGCTGTGTAGGGGCAATACATCTAATCTTAGGAGATTATCAGACTACAGCAATCTGCCTTGTTCTTTCTTCGGTTTTCGATTTTTTTGATGGCTTTGTAGCCAGAGCAGTAAAATCAAACTCCAACCTGGGGCTTCAGCTGGATTCCCTTGCAGACATGGTGAGCTTCGGAGTGATCCCCGGACTTACTATGTATAAAGCGCTTGAACCATTTGGTGCAGAACTTCTTGGAATTCATTTTCCTTTTGAAATCAAATATCTGGGATTGATTGTTACCGTATTTTCCTGCCTGAGGCTAGCCATCTTCAACCTTGATGAAGAACAGCGTTATTATTTCAAGGGATTGAATACACCCACCAATACCGTTTTGCTGTTTGGACTTTATTATGCTTTTAAAGAAACAGGAACTTTCAGCTTTTTATTTGATAATGAGCTGCTACTGGTTCTGTTGACTCTTCTTACCTCATGGCTTCTGATCAGCCCGATTAAGATGATGGCCATGAAATTCAAATCCAGACAATTAAAAGACAATTATCCTAAAGTGGTATTACTGGCAGGAGGAATTGCCATTCTTGCGATATTCCAGATTGTAGGAATTCCTATGCTTGTTATTTATTATATAGTAGTGTCTCTTATTTTTCAGGGACAGTTAAAATAG
- a CDS encoding 3'-5' exonuclease, which produces MNLKLHKPLCIFDLETTGTNIGKDRIVEICILKVNPDASRESKTWRVNPEMPIPRESSEIHGIYDEDVKEAPTFRDIASKVMEMITGSDLGGFNSNRFDVPLLAEELLRVGMDFDLSKFRLVDAQTIFHKKEPRNLGAAYQFYCGKTLENAHSAEADVMATFEVLDAQVGKYDDIPNEIAPLSEFTFHNKNADLAGFIGYNEKMEEVFNFGKYKGQGVKAVFQKDLGYFGWLQNADFPLYTKKVFTKIQLSSRF; this is translated from the coding sequence ATGAATTTAAAACTCCATAAACCGCTTTGTATTTTTGACCTGGAAACCACAGGAACCAACATCGGAAAAGACAGAATTGTTGAGATCTGTATTCTGAAAGTAAATCCCGATGCTTCCAGAGAAAGCAAAACATGGCGTGTAAACCCGGAAATGCCTATTCCCAGAGAAAGCAGTGAGATCCACGGGATCTATGATGAAGACGTAAAAGAGGCTCCCACCTTCAGAGATATCGCTTCTAAAGTGATGGAAATGATTACCGGAAGTGATTTGGGAGGATTTAATTCCAACAGATTTGATGTTCCGCTTTTAGCGGAAGAACTTTTAAGAGTAGGAATGGATTTTGATCTGAGTAAATTCAGATTGGTAGATGCACAAACGATCTTCCATAAAAAGGAACCCAGAAATTTAGGGGCGGCCTACCAGTTCTACTGTGGAAAAACATTAGAAAACGCACACTCTGCCGAAGCTGATGTAATGGCAACATTTGAAGTTCTGGATGCGCAAGTGGGAAAATATGATGATATTCCGAATGAAATAGCACCGCTGAGTGAGTTTACATTCCATAACAAGAATGCAGATCTTGCCGGATTTATAGGGTATAATGAAAAAATGGAAGAAGTTTTTAATTTTGGAAAATATAAAGGCCAAGGGGTAAAAGCGGTATTCCAGAAAGATTTAGGGTATTTCGGATGGCTTCAGAATGCTGACTTTCCATTGTATACCAAGAAGGTTTTTACAAAGATTCAACTTTCAAGCAGGTTTTAA
- a CDS encoding putative signal transducing protein, with protein sequence MSDLIRFKFYETALEANRDKQILAENGINSFIANEQLIQSDWLLSQAVGGIQLQVFEEDVEKAQQILQDYKDNEQYALEVEHTIQDPEFDFVCPKCGSNHIYRDDSATSFFGISFLTSHKFKCYYCGNEFSHDQ encoded by the coding sequence ATGTCTGATTTAATTCGTTTTAAATTTTATGAAACGGCCCTTGAAGCGAACAGGGACAAGCAGATACTGGCTGAAAACGGTATCAACAGTTTTATTGCAAATGAACAGCTGATTCAGTCAGACTGGCTTCTTTCTCAGGCGGTAGGAGGCATACAGCTTCAGGTATTCGAGGAGGATGTGGAAAAAGCACAGCAGATATTACAGGATTACAAAGATAATGAGCAGTACGCCCTGGAAGTGGAACACACCATTCAAGATCCTGAGTTTGATTTTGTTTGTCCGAAATGTGGTTCCAACCATATTTACAGGGATGACAGTGCCACCAGCTTCTTTGGAATTTCTTTTCTGACGAGTCACAAGTTCAAATGTTATTATTGCGGCAATGAATTTAGTCATGATCAATAG
- a CDS encoding fumarylacetoacetate hydrolase family protein, which yields MKIICIGRNYSEHAKELGNEIPENPVIFMKPDTAVLKGNDFYIPEFSNDIHYELEVVLKISKGGKYIQKESASKHYEEIGLGIDFTARDLQSELKSKGLPWELAKGFDGSAVVSSFFKKENFPLDHLQFSLLKNKEKVQDGNTKDMMFNFDDIIAFASQYFTLRVGDLIFTGTPKGVGKVEENDILEAYLEEEKILDIRIL from the coding sequence ATGAAAATCATCTGCATAGGAAGAAACTACAGCGAGCATGCAAAAGAACTGGGGAATGAAATACCTGAGAATCCTGTTATCTTCATGAAACCGGATACGGCAGTTCTAAAGGGAAATGATTTCTATATCCCTGAATTTTCCAATGATATTCACTACGAACTGGAAGTGGTGTTAAAAATTTCCAAGGGAGGAAAATACATCCAGAAAGAATCTGCCAGCAAACATTATGAAGAAATAGGTCTGGGAATAGATTTTACGGCCAGAGATCTTCAGAGTGAGCTAAAATCAAAAGGACTTCCCTGGGAGCTTGCCAAAGGTTTTGACGGTTCTGCTGTAGTAAGCAGCTTTTTTAAAAAAGAGAACTTCCCCCTTGATCATCTTCAGTTTTCCTTATTAAAAAACAAAGAAAAGGTACAGGATGGCAATACCAAAGATATGATGTTCAATTTTGATGACATCATTGCTTTTGCTTCCCAGTATTTTACACTAAGAGTAGGTGATCTGATTTTCACAGGAACTCCGAAAGGGGTCGGAAAGGTGGAAGAAAATGATATTCTGGAAGCTTATCTTGAAGAGGAAAAAATCCTTGATATCCGAATATTATAA
- a CDS encoding universal stress protein codes for MINIVLPVDFGDKTDQLVDGAIKFAKQLNGRIYLIHVAPSDIGFAIGDMGFQYFPEVEANEIREELVQLNKIEQRIIGHDIECEHLLKQGLAKDIILEHAKAKNADYIVMGSHGRSGIYDVFVGSLTKGITKSSNIPVLVLPIHD; via the coding sequence ATGATAAATATTGTATTACCCGTAGATTTTGGGGACAAGACAGACCAACTGGTAGACGGTGCCATAAAATTTGCAAAACAGCTTAACGGCAGAATTTACCTGATTCACGTAGCGCCATCAGATATCGGATTTGCTATTGGCGATATGGGATTTCAATATTTTCCGGAAGTGGAAGCCAATGAAATAAGAGAAGAGCTGGTACAGCTTAACAAAATTGAACAAAGAATCATCGGGCATGATATCGAGTGTGAGCATCTTTTAAAACAAGGGCTTGCCAAAGATATTATTCTGGAACATGCCAAAGCAAAAAATGCAGATTATATTGTGATGGGATCACATGGCCGAAGCGGAATCTATGATGTTTTCGTGGGAAGTTTAACAAAAGGAATCACGAAAAGCTCAAATATTCCTGTACTGGTGCTTCCAATTCACGACTAA
- a CDS encoding DUF6341 family protein, with amino-acid sequence MTSFFLFLSKVFKWSFGFFDAFGNVLNWILFIVCCVLFTYWCYVLVVTLGGDKDKDYYSPTEGKHPYYDPNIYKKEG; translated from the coding sequence ATGACGTCTTTCTTTCTATTCTTAAGCAAAGTTTTCAAATGGAGTTTCGGTTTCTTTGATGCGTTTGGAAATGTTTTAAACTGGATTTTATTTATAGTTTGCTGTGTACTGTTCACTTACTGGTGCTATGTACTGGTGGTGACACTAGGTGGTGATAAAGATAAAGACTATTATTCTCCAACGGAAGGTAAGCATCCTTACTACGATCCGAATATCTACAAAAAAGAAGGTTAA
- a CDS encoding DUF6427 family protein — MFKLLSKESNIFSIPVYIGFLLLVVVIFNILNFNTYEAIVAGITFLGIALGYFCFHSIALNYQTHLPLFLYTFFIFGLYPGNLDIGIAVSLLTNSFLLLLLTSADEDIRKKSYVLVGAIVALNFIFLPTTWPMAVFVIIHVVATSARITLNLFRFLLGIVLITFSYFSVMYFIQFTSWNIDYFPFGKIKPVTDYTELLPLIPVVLMLIYAVYDHFKNYNKKSPISRYKYTFLLVFSVAQLISIILYMNKSYEYLLLLAFPSSIILSRMMRFLPKYWMQEAGLWLIIISLLAFKAGTVFDLF, encoded by the coding sequence ATGTTTAAATTACTTTCAAAAGAAAGCAATATTTTTTCAATTCCTGTTTATATTGGTTTTCTTCTTTTAGTAGTCGTAATATTTAACATACTGAATTTCAACACTTACGAAGCAATAGTTGCCGGAATAACTTTTCTGGGAATTGCTTTGGGATATTTTTGTTTTCACAGTATTGCTCTTAATTATCAGACCCATCTGCCTTTATTTCTATATACTTTTTTCATTTTCGGGCTGTATCCCGGAAATCTGGATATAGGAATTGCCGTTTCTCTGCTTACCAACTCTTTTCTTCTCCTTCTTCTTACGAGTGCAGATGAAGATATCCGGAAGAAATCATATGTACTGGTAGGAGCTATTGTGGCACTGAACTTTATTTTCCTTCCCACTACCTGGCCTATGGCTGTATTTGTGATTATTCACGTGGTGGCTACCTCTGCCAGAATTACATTGAATCTTTTCAGGTTTCTGCTGGGAATTGTTCTCATTACGTTCAGTTATTTTTCGGTGATGTATTTTATTCAGTTTACTTCATGGAATATAGATTATTTCCCTTTCGGAAAGATAAAACCGGTGACGGATTATACGGAGCTTCTGCCACTGATCCCTGTGGTTCTGATGCTTATCTATGCGGTATATGACCATTTTAAAAATTATAATAAGAAAAGCCCGATAAGCAGATACAAATATACTTTTCTGCTGGTTTTTTCTGTGGCACAGCTTATTTCCATCATCCTGTATATGAATAAGAGCTATGAATATCTGCTTCTTCTGGCATTTCCTTCAAGCATAATTCTGAGCAGAATGATGAGATTTTTACCTAAATACTGGATGCAGGAAGCCGGTTTATGGCTTATAATTATTAGTTTGCTGGCCTTTAAGGCGGGTACAGTTTTTGATTTATTTTAA
- a CDS encoding DUF3109 family protein: protein MIQIDDKLISEEIFSEEFVCNLTKCKGACCVEGDVGAPLDKNELEILDRIFDQIKPYLTPEGIKALEEQGTWTTDPHDGMYVTPMVEDRECAYVTFDEKGITKCGIEKAYEDGAVDWQKPISCHLYPIRVTEYSAFTALNYHEWNVCSDACTLGKELQVPVYKFLKTPLTRKYGEEFYNVLSEAAEEWKKEYGS, encoded by the coding sequence ATGATTCAGATAGACGATAAATTGATTTCCGAGGAAATTTTTTCCGAAGAATTTGTTTGCAACCTTACGAAATGTAAAGGTGCATGTTGTGTGGAAGGTGATGTAGGAGCTCCGTTGGATAAAAACGAGCTTGAGATATTGGACCGTATTTTTGATCAGATAAAACCTTACCTTACTCCGGAAGGAATCAAGGCCCTTGAAGAACAGGGAACATGGACTACTGATCCGCACGACGGAATGTATGTTACTCCTATGGTGGAGGACCGTGAATGTGCTTATGTAACGTTTGATGAAAAAGGAATTACCAAATGTGGGATCGAGAAAGCATACGAAGACGGTGCTGTAGACTGGCAGAAACCTATTTCATGCCACCTTTACCCGATCCGTGTAACGGAATATTCTGCCTTTACCGCTTTGAATTATCATGAGTGGAATGTTTGCAGCGATGCCTGTACACTTGGGAAGGAGCTTCAGGTTCCTGTTTACAAGTTTTTAAAAACTCCTCTGACGAGAAAATATGGGGAAGAATTCTACAACGTTCTGAGCGAAGCCGCTGAGGAATGGAAAAAAGAATATGGTTCTTAA